Proteins encoded in a region of the Trypanosoma brucei gambiense DAL972 chromosome 11, complete sequence genome:
- a CDS encoding cell division cycle 6 (CDC6), putative, protein MKRRRDSNGKSIAALRAGVAALSVSSNIASRELTCRDSHVKAILDFLNDKVHPVMQVFGMPGTGKTASVNHALALLASSSPAGSKPTAVFLNGYIIQKTSDIYWTLNSHLSKTRLKHAENCLPEQCPALIEKRFKQGWGSSTTPLCVIVVDEVDKVLKKHNKAFFRIVDWLSLPYAFCKLITISNSMELAADAKTRSRLDITKRLVFEPYSLPELKEIILRRVSHIKPTLFAEKAINYLCNQTASHYGDVRRLLQSASSAICGLMMRIEEGYKLPEKHDGLLTVKDVHSVVRQIFHDRFVEFIQTIRLPVVFISVAVIAVETARLFRANCEDSRLPIDSLFTATKRAQERFGSVFADLHAVTLNYGAYLEIVEMLREVALIDVSVGEERIPVKTVQSLLEATERAHASMLQPFQTVVDACKLHDDFGTGICPLFSI, encoded by the coding sequence ATGAAACGAAGGAGGGACAGTAACGGTAAGTCCATTGCGGCACTTAGGGCTGGGGTGGCAGCGCTGAGCGTATCTAGCAATATAGCTTCTAGGGAGCTTACCTGTCGTGATTCCCATGTTAAAGCTATATTAGACTTCTTGAATGATAAAGTTCACCCTGTCATGCAGGTTTTCGGTATGCCGGGTACGGGAAAGACAGCGTCAGTGAACCACGCCCTCGCTCTTCTTGCGAGCTCGTCACCAGCAGGGTCGAAGCCCACAGCTGTCTTTCTTAATGGGTACATTATACAAAAAACATCTGATATATACTGGACCTTGAACTCACACCTAAGCAAAACTCGGTTAAAACATGCTGAAAATTGCTTACCGGAGCAATGTCCTGCTCTGATCGAAAAGAGATTTAAGCAAGGTTGGGGGAGTAGCACTACGCCCTTATGTGTGATAGTTGTCGATGAAGTTGACAAAGTCCTTAAAAAGCACAACAAGGCGTTTTTCAGGATAGTAGATTGGTTAAGTCTACCGTATGCGTTTTGTAAACTGATAACAATTTCAAATAGCATGGAACTGGCAGCTGATGCGAAAACGAGAAGTCGACTGGACATAACGAAACGTCTCGTCTTCGAACCATATAGTCTGCCTGAGCTCAAGGAAATTATTCTTCGAAGAGTGAGTCACATCAAACCTACGTTATTTGCGGAGAAAGCAATCAACTATCTATGTAACCAAACTGCATCGCACTACGGGGATGTGAGACGTCTTTTACAATCTGCTTCCTCCGCCATTTGCGGTCTCATGATGAGAATAGAGGAGGGTTACAAGTTGCCGGAGAAGCATGATGGCTTGCTAACTGTAAAGGATGTTCACTCAGTTGTTCGCCAAATATTTCACGATCGCTTTGTTGAGTTTATCCAAACTATTCGTCTTCCCGTAGTGTTTATCAGCGTTGCTGTCATTGCAGTAGAGACAGCAAGGCTTTTTCGAGCGAACTGCGAGGACAGCCGACTACCCATAGATAGCTTGTTTACGGCAACGAAGAGAGCCCAAGAGCGTTTTGGCTCAGTTTTTGCAGACCTACATGCCGTCACTTTGAACTATGGGGCGTACCTAGAAATAGTAGAGATGCTGCGGGAGGTAGCACTGATTGACGTTTCGGTAGGTGAAGAGCGCATTCCCGTCAAAACGGTTCAGTCACTACTCGAGGCCACTGAGAGGGCACACGCGTCAATGCTACAACCATTCCAAACAGTCGTCGATGCATGCAAGCTCCACGATGACTTTGGTACGGGGATATGCCCACTGTTTTCGATATAG
- a CDS encoding neurobeachin/beige protein, putative yields MALVGGEHRVTEDIVAVKYLESVRRLYFNPHAKDLERRTVHLLAQLLACPPHSLLVWDSLRRTRLLTTVARVLGSEKKLQGLLSVGGRPEDYLRVVELASNSSPCECMNHLTKGEDSHTELEPFFAVLGRLGKLDCDAATYRACYDSFARAVSNLLSDARNCARLVRADISPIKILFNTLKGSPSSRIDVSLCVLRVILQILLHTAAFTCIWIKEFSDLDGPSTCLSVVLTWCGTCEDPSLPLSTESTVVFDLLCLLLSFPGNGRGPSSALYMYLRGCHWEAENLEVGPLDDTATIGMFGLNVLVEACSIAMNFRPAIFTHLARLLVRALKLGGDDVVSAGLVSAALVAVLRQYAKFCDDCDKTILAIVRLCVTVCSCHGAYDAQTEGATQLCTLVVELVCDMRGHISRCTVQAVMCLTSRVNAESTFTRLFSVHLLERLEGRLAISQDPAEVYLFLQMMNEICGNVPVLRREFMLTLNTLFQLLGTEAKNGRETLMLCVDLLSTMCRDDEETTFNIYAGLREFITRSDFCSVDSIRLGCWGLQALIDLLAHASSSLTHFADSVDFLVTCVEKLCVAMCRAFDSQMTVTECFGVPSQILGPQPLEVGDFDVNPGSVVPNVYYFYCQFLVLGLHALCYIQATSTGTFFRDLPAKLERVLARGPFLRCRVYTSAVVRALIAMASSTSSVVFDEVFFANRGDCAQWFAGWGAVHRHSWRFNTSFGDVSFFHERQRIVHIGYFWCLQRLLLQLSDTSQKSMLGASVLELWFNVFSNSSENIYILMDSKMTLTLASLCAVSAADDCEYSFERYEILLKTMHEMGVYGMDCASVLYLLRLCLCDRDSSSVLYNDEATVKVLSTLKTLLRQSLPSNGPVLFYGVSSGCTPQSHFCNNTAALQVRGPRIGGGVDIPVLLGRVKSDRCFSFVLWFLLEPKSPHTVEEVDIILMSIAFNRNSAFIQLVYTVQGTLHLRVILRSAEDRNQQQQRLHSEYVLFSNDEIPTKRWCMVSMLVSQKRTKSFGRNPKYLLNVQLSLYTGSQADAQPSVVMKLSDIRCHGTCKGGQLLREVNMVSLVMTDGPPTNYPRRFLLGSLGAFGGVLSRVEVEMLFAMGSDSLFSLHFMDKKFVNNLFPALAYMSERNRGKHGAQLMRLAVPWLAQGYANAENAILASTFPFAVYQKRERQVVVAGVRNGDLCVESNAEYLQPTNDRPKVQGSSAEETLPPASARSVKSGTRIPVPIFLGVRSVSDLQNSGVAREDMLALLNAPQFICSTPLYSILDALGGPPFFLCFSSLQLPHSGAFEEAWECACAAVKWHTTNNLLCPKAQRGDAHLLALVKALLYHRIHVSETTASSLCDVVGDRLITRMDILPLLLEFTVWARDTGAFRFVVGKLRQYILDDVYGRFNRQILGAGRHVASTEGECNALEEFLLHLHIHFSEGIVGSWDTSLIPFATEFLTALCQTATHARRVVKAATALLALDKPLTSAAIEWVIGLLEAVFYLMNENVILCGNESASLAEDITAIFKSSHEAVRRKALSLFSRTPMSRTQLDAVISQYMVRGVLSSVDDLLSEEEFLTIVGIIERSAASGDTTRARGLLYFLVTLLSHVPNEIRLGILSLLEEITCERGAFEGGLLSPLDTGGFPVSLLYGRLLHVLHMVEGNCSSLVESFVRLVIRMCVGMVSVSCERNDMNCGHLLGEVGLASLTCVASILKRSGREGSLDACISSALIRAYRYSSEVLRAYSMHLDKGTATGAFLMSYVSFLKSTAIVVILLSWCERDYRLSSEVKVEDESCVCHAAAEAYLAQFSKPIHFGDHHLSARLCMSFFEGGQRLFFQLQQASTTGLHAKQVKQISQELLTLQWRVAVTLLNDADTSGEDLMKELALLYVASSGSASYGFKFSTWKERERLVEPPLGSDWKHLQFAPGALITELLKVDYERAVRESAPWLIVSRGASSLLSESRLENSSRYNMAVSICRLVRYNSGIWSNVKGGFTPLSVAELDSNIKTNAMSIGGAALKPLPEGGDGISVHWEVEFSRSGVASLERYINDIHSTALSSLNQCSERFALPLLSVSAEQALQHREKSGLAVEQYCRSVLRQVASHRKCIEGESKAVLAAYAAYRFSLTPWWGQSVNLYVASPVPMNQWELDRFTGPEWQRIRFRRFAHAMRVKHVKSKGDMLPYVYRGDISYPDDTQLLEIYSVTAVPQLIGVHCDGPQPFVAKCVLVLPMDRVPITLYVSPHTISYVHDESEPSPDATERGVTATQATKGNGGSCFSGLPCISASADQESDTVACNGDVRRYQRVFAVSSLRAVWPRRNLLQPSALELLFSTGESIFLVFHSQDTMKLVSDIVTTVACPYLDRALVLTEANLKMWCNWWREGRITNFHYLMYLNFAAGRSYGDMRQYPVFPHVVADFSSLTLDLTSPSTYRCLKRPIGAQTPEGIQRAAKTYAETSTDVGMVVEASCCGSPYHYGSHYSPLGGALHYLVRVQPFSDFFMKMNSKLDDAGRVFDSVGAAYAIATCGKDVKELLPEFYCLPELFVNANRIPFGTKQDGEVVNDVQLPPWASTPRKLSQTLRRALEGCYVSENLHSWIDLIFGFRQRGKEAVAALNTFHPLTYEGSVNLPNISDNVLRSSHETQIDCFGQTPLQLFSQPHKSRRKIADITFRQSPCPTLRCDASNLALCVLLNPGRLIPAGVCKRSCGTTVVFPRTKLNGIGSSIDEGTERKAQDGQVRPLVLPKGVFPFTVVHEQVRDCLRYKGSCIVLVDGKDASHQTRSFHVGYGEITALTVDSPNVYVGMESGAIHMLTMTYDTFLEVELTFRDGKGVRLGGEEVFQRFLQGKLKFTESRQTACRTLCVLYGHTARVTALCLSSEWGILVSSSEDCNVALWDTERRVLIRTIPNHLMSPAYSKFPMKSVMNHRLQGSSGSWYFDLITVNAKHGDIILAGGSLAGLHEVRRYSINGEFLGFYSLGETPATAILSVGDIVFVGRGSVVHILKGNSLEWSCDLIHPGIEDCIESLALSPNGQSLVACDRRENLVTWKVAPQ; encoded by the coding sequence ATGGCTTTGGTTGGTGGGGAGCACCGCGTAACCGAAGACATCGTTGCGGTGAAGTATCTAGAATCGGTCAGGAGGCTGTACTTCAATCCTCATGCTAAAGACTTAGAGCGGAGAACTGTGCACCTCCTGGCGCAGCTTCTTGCATGCCCTCCCCACTCCTTGCTGGTGTGGGACTCTCTGAGAAGGACTAGATTGCTTACCACTGTCGCCCGGGTATTAGGGTCGGAGAAAAAGCTTCAAGGTCTTTTATCGGTAGGTGGGAGACCCGAGGATTACTTGAGGGTTGTGGAGCTTGCTTCCAACTCGAGCCCATGCGAATGCATGAATCATCTCACGAAAGGTGAAGACAGCCATACCGAGTTGGAGCCATTCTTCGCGGTCCTTGGTCGGTTAGGGAAGTTGGATTGTGATGCTGCTACCTACCGTGCTTGCTATGATTCGTTTGCGAGGGCAGTCTCTAATCTTCTCTCTGATGCCCGGAACTGTGCTCGTCTCGTTCGAGCAGACATATCACCCATAAAAATACTTTTCAATACATTGAAGGGTTCCCCGTCGAGCAGAATTGACGTTTCCCTTTGTGTGCTACGGGTTATTTTGCAGATACTTTTGCATACGGCCGCCTTTACATGCATTTGGATAAAGGAATTTAGCGATTTGGACGGACCTTCGACGTGCCTGTCCGTGGTTCTTACGTGGTGCGGAACATGCGAAGATCCGAGTCTTCCTCTGAGTACCGAATCTACCGTAGTGTTTGATCTTCTTTGCttattgctttcttttcccggTAATGGACGGGGGCCCAGCAGTGCACTTTACATGTATCTGAGGGGCTGCCACTGGGAGGCTGAGAATCTGGAGGTCGGTCCGCTGGATGATACGGCAACAATAGGTATGTTTGGGCTCAACGTGCTTGTGGAAGCTTGTTCCATCGCCATGAATTTTCGTCCTGCTATCTTTACTCACCTTGCCCGACTCCTCGTCCGGGCGCTGAAGCTGGGGGGCGACGACGTTGTGTCGGCTGGACTCGTGAGTGCAGCACTGGTTGCCGTTTTGAGGCAGTATGCCAAATTTTGTGATGACTGTGATAAAACGATATTAGCTATCGTCCGTTTGTGTGTAACAGTTTGCAGCTGCCACGGGGCTTACGATGCGCAAACTGAAGGGGCTACCCAACTTTGTACGCTAGTGGTAGAGCTCGTATGTGATATGAGGGGACATATATCGAGATGCACTGTCCAGGCTGTCATGTGCTTAACCAGCCGCGTAAATGCAGAGTCTACGTTCACAAGGCTCTTCTCCGTTCACTTACTCGAGAGGCTGGAAGGGAGGTTAGCCATTTCACAGGATCCCGCTGAggtgtatttgtttcttcaaaTGATGAATGAAATATGTGGGAATGTTCCCGTCCTACGAAGGGAATTCATGCTTACTCTCAACACTCTTTTCCAGCTGTTGGGTACTGAGGCGAAGAACGGCCGCGAGACGCTTATGTTGTGTGTGGATTTGCTCTCGACCATGTGTAGAGATGATGAAGAAACAACTTTTAATATCTATGCCGGGCTGCGGGAATTCATCACACGGAGCGATTTTTGCTCAGTTGATTCCATCCGGCTCGGGTGCTGGGGTCTGCAGGCGCTGATAGATCTGCTGGCGCATGCTTCGTCGTCTTTAACGCATTTTGCTGACTCTGTTGACTTCCTCGTAACGTGCGTTGAGAAACTGTGTGTTGCCATGTGCCGGGCGTTTGACTCACAGATGACGGTTACAGAATGTTTTGGGGTACCTTCCCAAATTTTAGGTCCGCAACCATTGGAGGTAGGCGACTTCGATGTGAATCCAGGCAGTGTCGTACCGAACgtgtattatttttattgccAATTCTTAGTTCTTGGACTCCATGCACTATGTTACATTCAGGCTACATCAACAGGTACGTTCTTCAGGGATCTACCCGCGAAACTTGAACGGGTATTGGCTAGGGGGCCTTTTCTCCGGTGTAGGGTGTACACTTCTGCGGTTGTTCGTGCCCTTATTGCGATGGCATCGTCCACCtcatctgttgtttttgacgAAGTATTCTTCGCCAACAGAGGTGACTGTGCCCAATGGTTTGCAGGATGGGGTGCTGTGCATCGTCATTCATGGAGGTTTAACACGTCGTTCGGtgacgtttctttttttcacgaGAGGCAGCGGATTGTCCACATTGGGTACTTTTGGTGTCTGCAGCGGCTTCTTCTACAGCTCTCGGATACTTCTCAGAAGTCGATGCTTGGCGCGTCGGTACTGGAGCTTTGGTTCAATGTTTTTTCCAACTCGTCCGAAAACATCTACATCTTGATGGATAGTAAGATGACCCTCACCTTGGCGAGCCTTTGTGCCGTTTCGGCTGCCGATGATTGCGAGTATTCGTTTGAAAGATATGAGATACTTCTTAAAACAATGCATGAAATGGGGGTATACGGGATGGACTGCGCATCCGTACTATACCTTCTCCGGTTATGCTTGTGCGACCGCGATAGCTCCTCTGTCCTGTACAACGACGAGGCAACTGTGAAAGTGCTATCTACTTTAAAGACCCTGTTGCGTCAGTCTCTCCCAAGCAATGGACCGGTGCTGTTTTACGGTGTTTCCTCAGGGTGTACGCCGCAGTCGCACTTTTGCAACAACACTGCGGCTTTACAGGTGAGGGGACCACGCATTGGTGGAGGAGTTGATATCCCTGTTCTCCTTGGCAGGGTGAAGTCCGACAggtgtttttcgtttgttcttTGGTTTCTCCTCGAACCGAAGTCGCCACATACAGTTGAGGAGGTAGACATTATTTTGATGTCAATAGCTTTTAATCGAAACAGCGCATTTATTCAGCTTGTTTACACTGTCCAAGGAACGTTGCACCTGCGGGTGATACTGAGGTCAGCTGAAGATCgaaaccagcagcagcagcggcttcATTCTGAATACGTTTTGTTCTCCAATGATGAAATACCAACCAAAAGGTGGTGCATGGTATCGATGCTAGTGTCTCAAAAGCGCACCAAATCATTTGGTAGAAACCCTAAATATTTGCTGAACGTTCAACTTTCATTGTACACAGGGAGTCAAGCCGATGCCCAGCCATCAGTAGTGATGAAGCTGAGTGATATAAGGTGTCATGGAACGTGTAAGGGCGGTCAGTTGCTCCGAGAGGTAAACATGGTTTCGCTTGTCATGACGGATGGACCGCCAACTAACTATCCGCGGCGGTTTCTTTTGGGTTCGCTTGGCGCGTTCGGTGGAGTGCTCTCGCGGGTTGAGGTGGAGATGCTCTTTGCCATGGGAAGTGACTCCTTGTTTTCACTCCATTTCATGGACAAGAAATTTGTGAATAATCTCTTTCCGGCGCTGGCCTACATGTCTGAGAGAAACCGAGGAAAACACGGGGCGCAGCTTATGCGATTGGCAGTGCCGTGGTTGGCGCAGGGTTACGCCAACGCGGAGAATGCCATTTTGGCTTCTACGTTCCCCTTTGCAGTGTATCAGAAAAGGGAGCGACAGGTGGTTGTCGCTGGCGTGCGCAACGGCGACCTCTGCGTCGAGTCGAACGCAGAATACCTTCAACCCACCAATGACAGACCAAAAGTGCAGGGCAGCAGCGCTGAGGAGACGCTTCCACCGGCTTCTGCGCGGTCAGTAAAGAGTGGAACACGGATCCCTGTACCGATTTTTCTGGGCGTGCGCTCCGTGTCCGATTTGCAGAACTCTGGGGTTGCGCGGGAAGACATGTTAGCGCTGTTGAATGCGCCACAGTTTATATGCAGCACGCCCCTGTATTCCATTTTGGATGCGCTAGGTGGTCCacctttcttcttgtgtttttcctccttgcaACTTCCCCACTCGGGGGCATTCGAGGAGGCGTGGGAATGTGCATGCGCTGCAGTTAAATGGCACACAACTAACAATCTACTTTGCCCTAAGGCCCAACGTGGGGACGCCCATCTCCTTGCGTTAGTCAAAGCCTTGCTTTATCATCGGATACATGTATCAGAGACAACGGCATCCTCCTTGTGCGATGTTGTCGGTGACCGACTCATCACCCGTATGGATATTCTACCACTTCTTCTTGAGTTTACTGTTTGGGCGAGGGATACCGGTGCTTTTCGCTTTGTTGTGGGTAAATTGCGTCAGTATATCCTTGACGATGTGTATGGCCGTTTCAACAGACAAATACTTGGTGCTGGTCGTCATGTTGCGTCAACTGAGGGCGAATGCAATGCTTTGGAGGAGTTTCTTTTGCATCTTCACATACACTTTTCAGAAGGCATTGTTGGTAGTTGGGATACCTCTCTCATTCCCTTTGCCACAGAGTTTCTGACGGCTCTGTGCCAAACGGCGACTCACGCGAGAAGGGTTGTGAAGGCGGCCACTGCGCTGCTCGCTTTGGACAAACCCTTGACGTCCGCGGCGATAGAGTGGGTGATTGGCCTCTTAGAGGCTGTGTTTTATTTAATGAACGAGAATGTTATTCTTTGTGGAAATGAATCTGCGAGTTTAGCTGAAGACATTACCGCCATTTTTAAGTCTTCACACGAGGCCGTGCGTCGCAAGGCACTGTCTTTGTTTTCACGCACACCAATGTCTAGGACCCAGTTAGACGCCGTAATAAGCCAGTACATGGTGAGGGGAGTCCTCTCTTCGGTTGACGACTTGCTCTCTGAGGAGGAGTTTCTTACTATTGTGGGGATCATTGAACGAAGCGCGGCCTCAGGTGACACCACTCGAGCTCGTGGGCTTCTGTATTTTCTCGTCACACTTCTTTCCCACGTCCCAAATGAAATTCGGTTGGGTATCCTGTCACTGCTCGAGGAGATAACGTGTGAAAGAGGCGCATTTGAGGGTGGGCTTCTTTCTCCTCTTGACACCGGTGGGTTCCCTGTCTCTCTGTTGTATGGCCGCTTGCTGCACGTGCTGCATATGGTAGAGGGCAATTGCTCCTCCTTGGTTGAGTCATTTGTGAGGTTGGTGATCcgtatgtgtgtgggaatGGTTTCGGTCTCGTGTGAGAGAAATGACATGAATTGTGGCCATCTCCTAGGTGAAGTGGGTCTAGCCTCTCTAACGTGTGTAGCGTCGATATTAAAACGTTCTGGGCGTGAGGGATCGCTTGATGCTTGCATCAGCAGCGCGTTAATCCGGGCTTACCGGTATTCATCTGAAGTGTTACGTGCCTACAGCATGCATCTTGACAAGGGAACTGCTACCGGAGCGTTTCTGATGAGCTATGTTTCGTTCCTAAAATCCACTGCAATTGTTGTGATTCTTCTAAGTTGGTGTGAAAGAGACTATCGGCTCTCTAGTGAGGTGAAAGTAGAAGATGAGAGTTGCGTTTGCCATGCGGCGGCGGAGGCTTACTTGGCTCAGTTTTCGAAACCTATTCATTTTGGAGACCACCACCTTAGTGCCCGCCTCTGCATGTCATTTTTTGAAGGTGGGCAAAGGTTATTTTTCCAGTTGCAGCAAGCTAGCACCACTGGGCTTCACGCCAAGCAAGTAAAGCAGATCTCTCAGGAGTTACTGACACTGCAATGGAGAGTGGCAGTGACCCTACTAAATGACGCAGACACGAGCGGAGAAGATCTTATGAAAGAGCTTGCTCTTCTATATGTTGCAAGTAGCGGCAGCGCCAGTTATGGCTTTAAGTTTTCGACTtggaaggagagagagaggttGGTTGAACCACCATTGGGTTCCGACTGGAAGCATTTGCAATTCGCTCCCGGTGCTTTAATTACTGAGCTTCTGAAAGTGGATTATGAGAGAGCGGTGAGGGAGAGCGCCCCATGGCTAATCGTTTCTAGAGGTGCATCAAGTCTTCTTAGTGAATCTCGGCTGGAGAATTCTAGTCGATACAACATGGCGGTGTCCATATGCCGTCTTGTGCGGTACAACAGCGGTATTTGGTCTAACGTGAAGGGGGGGTTTACTCCATTGTCCGTTGCGGAACTGGATTCGAACATCAAAACGAATGCTATGAGTATCGGAGGTGCCGCCTTAAAACCTCTACCAGAGGGGGGTGATGGTATTAGCGTACATTGGGAAGTGGAGTTTTCGCGTAGTGGTGTGGCTTCGCTGGAAAGGTACATCAATGATATTCACTCGACTGCACTTTCTTCACTTAATCAATGTAGTGAGCGGTTTgctcttccccttttgtcGGTAAGTGCTGAACAGGCATTGCAGCATCGGGAAAAAAGTGGACTGGCTGTAGAGCAGTACTGCCGCTCCGTTTTGCGGCAAGTAGCTTCTCATCGAAAATGTATCGAGGGGGAAAGCAAGGCAGTACTCGCTGCATATGCAGCCTATCGTTTTTCGTTAACACCATGGTGGGGTCAAAGTGTAAATCTCTATGTTGCATCCCCTGTGCCCATGAACCAGTGGGAGCTCGACCGTTTTACGGGACCTGAGTGGCAGCGCATTCGCTTTCGTCGCTTTGCACATGCCATGAGGGTTAAGCATGTGAAGTCCAAAGGCGATATGCTCCCATACGTTTATCGAGGTGACATTTCTTACCCCGATGACACACAGCTGTTGGAAATTTACTCTGTTACGGCCGTTCCACAGTTGATCGGAGTCCACTGCGATGGACCTCAGCCTTTTGTGGCAAAGTGTGTCTTGGTTTTGCCCATGGACCGGGTTCCCATTACGCTGTACGTGTCGCCACATACCATTTCTTACGTTCACGACGAATCAGAACCGTCCCCAGATGCCACAGAAAGGGGGGTTACAGCGACACAGGCAACGAAGGGCAACGGAGGCAGTTGTTTTTCAGGTCTTCCGTGTATCTCTGCGTCGGCCGACCAGGAGTCTGACACGGTGGCTTGCAATGGAGATGTGCGTCGCTACCAGAGGGTGTTTGCTGTATCTTCTTTACGGGCAGTTTGGCCACGCCGTAATTTGCTTCAGCCATCTGCGCTTGAACTCCTTTTTTCGACTGGTGAAAGtatatttttggtttttcaTTCTCAGGACACGATGAAACTTGTCTCTGATATCGTCACTACCGTTGCATGTCCTTATCTTGATAGGGCTCTGGTGTTAACGGAGGCAAACTTGAAGATGTGGTGTAATTGGTGGCGCGAAGGACGCATCACCAACTTCCACTATTTGATGTACCTCAACTTTGCCGCGGGTCGGAGCTACGGGGATATGCGACAGTATCCGGTATTCCCGCATGTTGTGGCTGACTTTTCGTCACTCACGTTGGATTTGACGTCACCATCCACGTACCGCTGCCTCAAGAGGCCGATAGGTGCTCAAACCCCGGAGGGCATCCAAAGGGCAGCTAAAACTTATGCGGAGACCTCCACGGATGTGGGCATGGTTGTGGAAGCATCGTGTTGCGGGTCGCCTTATCACTACGGTTCCCACTACTCACCCTTGGGAGGCGCTCTTCATTACCTTGTTCGTGTGCAACCGTTTTCAGACTTTTTTATGAAGATGAATTCCAAGCTGGACGATGCGGGTCGTGTGTTTGATTCTGTTGGTGCAGCCTACGCGATAGCAACCTGTGGTAAAGATGTAAAAGAACTATTACCAGAGTTTTACTGTTTGCCCGAGTTGTTTGTTAATGCTAACCGTATACCATTCGGAACGAAGCAGGACGGGGAAGTCGTTAATGATGTGCAATTACCCCCTTGGGCGTCTACCCCTCGCAAGTTATCACAGACACTCAGAAGAGCACTGGAGGGTTGTTACGTCTCAGAAAATCTGCACTCGTGGATAGACTTAATATTTGGTTTCAGGCAGCGAGGAAAAGAGGCTGTCGCAGCACTGAACACGTTTCATCCTCTCACCTACGAGGGTTCTGTGAACCTCCCAAATATCAGTGATAACGTTCTCCGTTCCAGTCACGAAACACAGATTGACTGCTTTGGGCAAACTCCACTGCAGCTGTTCTCCCAGCCACACAAATCACGGCGGAAGATAGCAGATATCACGTTCCGTCAAAGCCCATGTCCTACCCTCCGCTGCGATGCATCAAATTTGGCCCTTTGTGTTCTGCTGAACCCGGGACGACTCATCCCTGCGGGCGTTTGCAAACGTAGCTGCGGGACCACTGTTGTGTTTCCCCGAACGAAGTTGAACGGCATCGGAAGCAGTATTGATGAGGGCACCGAACGCAAAGCTCAAGATGGCCAAGTGCGGCCCTTGGTGCTACCGAAAGGTGTTTTTCCCTTCACAGTGGTTCACGAACAGGTTAGGGACTGTCTTCGTTACAAAGGCAGTTGTATTGTTTTGGTCGATGGCAAGGATGCGTCACACCAGACACGTTCATTTCATGTCGGATATGGGGAAATAACAGCTCTAACGGTCGACTCACCAAATGTTTACGTGGGGATGGAGTCTGGAGCCATTCACATGCTAACGATGACGTATGACACTTTTCTGGAAGTTGAGTTGACCTTTCGTGATGGGAAGGGAGTGCGGCTAGGTGGGGAGGAGGTATTCCAGAGGTTTCTACAGGGTAAACTCAAATTCACTGAAAGCCGCCAGACAGCTTGTCGGACTTTGTGTGTGCTTTACGGTCACACCGCACGCGTGACTGCCCTATGCTTGTCCAGCGAGTGGGGCATTTTGGTCTCATCCTCCGAGGATTGCAACGTCGCACTGTGGGATACGGAGCGCCGTGTGCTAATTCGTACTATCCCCAATCATCTCATGTCACCAGCGTACTCCAAATTTCCGATGAAAAGTGTCATGAACCACCGACTACAGGGTAGCAGTGGGTCGTGGTATTTTGATCTCATCACTGTGAACGCGAAGCATGGGGACATTATTTTAGCGGGTGGTTCGCTCGCTGGTTTGCACGAAGTCCGACGGTACTCCATCAATGGTGAGTTTTTGGGTTTCTACTCGCTGGGGGAAACTCCGGCAACTGCCATTCTTTCAGTCGGTGATATTGTGTTTGTTGGTAGAGGGAGTGTAGTTCACATCTTGAAGGGGAATAGTTTAGAGTGGTCATGTGATCTTATCCATCCTGGGATCGAAGACTGCATCGAGTCGTTGGCTTTGAGTCCTAATGGTCAATCTCTCGTTGCTTGTGATCGGAGGGAAAATCTTGTTACATGGAAGGTAGCACCGCAGTAA